The Aneurinibacillus uraniidurans genome segment GAGACACGAACTTCGTGATGTGCTTAATAACGGTAGCATGGCTCATTGCTTCTCCAAAAAATTCGTTACGCAAATCAGTATGCGCATCGAAATGCAGCAGCACAACATTCGGATACTTCTCAGCAACTGCGCGAACAGACGCATAGGTGACAAGATGCTCACCGCCCAGCATAAACGGAATCTGTCCTCGTCTTACAATGTCTCTCGTCGCCTCATAAATAACCTCAAGCGACTTATCCACATTGCCAAACGGAAGCACTAGATCTCCCATATCCGCAAATTTGACGGCGGATAAACGACGGTCAAGCGCTGGACTGTACTCTTCTAATCCTTGTGAGGCATGACGGATTCCCTGCGGACCAAAGCGGCTTCCTGCCTTGAAGCTAACTGTATAATCCATTGGTGCACCGTACAAGACCACCTGCGCCTGCTCTGGATTTTGCATCGCTTTAATAAAAGTACCCGGTTGAATGTACGAAACTGCATGTGCTGTATTCATCTATAAACCCTCCATTTTTTATAAATGTTTAGATAACAAATGGAGAGTGAATAATCAGGACCATCGAAAGCAGTACTGCAATTAGAAATAGTTGATTTTGCATAGGCAGCCCCCATTTCTGCAATGAGTCGGCGACAGCGAACTTGTCGCCGCTGTCGCTTTTTACTACCAAGCAAATACTGCGCCAATTAAAGATAAGCCTACACGTACCGAAGCAAACAACTTCTCTCTTTACATGACTTCCGCTATCTAGTTTGTCGATTCTACAAAAGTACATCCGGTCAAAAACAGACCGTAATACAACAATTTACATGCTAAACTGAATAATTTTATTCAATACAGAATAAAAATCTACTATATCAGGGGCTTATCATCCTATTCCACCGGACGATGCCTTTGTTTCGGATTACGCATTACCATATACGGTTCTACTTCCCCATCCACATACATAAACGGAAGTGGCGTAATCGGCACATCCCCGCGCATCGAGAAATCGACCGCAATTTGTGCCAGCAAATACGCTCCCTTCGCATCCGCAAGATCGGCTATAATCAAAACATCTTGATGCGGCACAGCAACGCCCATTTTTCCGCGTATACGCGCAGCCATATCTGCCATCAAGTCTGTGTTCAATACACGACTGGCACTATAGCTGTCCGAAAACGCATAAAAATAAAACACATGATCTCCCACCTGATCGCGCTTTGGCTCCCCTTCAAGACGCGATAAATTACGAAGCGCATGTTCATGCAGCTTCTCCGCCGACATCCCTGCTTCCGTTAGCATTTCCTCTGTCACGAGCGTGTACCCTGCCTCTAATTCCAGCGCATAAAGTATCACCGTCTCCGCTGTATGCTCCCGGTACACGAATGACTGACTTGCCTTTTCTTTCAAAAATGAAGGATGTCTAAGCACTGGATACAACTTCGCTTCCTGTCCTGTAAGATGCGGGGTACTTCCCGTTTCTCGCACAGCTATCGCTACTCGGTCTGCAAATGCAAAGACAAGTGCTGCCTCCTCTGCTTCATTGCCTTCCACCTTTGCCAGTAGCGGCTTAAGCTGGATCGTCATATCCTCCCTACCTGAGCTAACCAGTGTTATTTCTGTATCTGCTTTTCCAGCAAGAGTCCGCCAGCCTGTCGGGAGCTTTTGTGCAAGCCTCTCGATTACAAGCTGCTGTATTCGCTGCTGAAATATCTGCTGTTCATTTTTCTGTGTCATTTTAATCCGCCTTTGCTGTAGTCATCTACGTATCTATCTTATCCAATCAGGTGCAAACAAGCCTGTTTGTTCAGGCGCCCTCTTCGTCCTTTTTTCCTCGATTCGGACAATCGAAGTGCTGCCATTCCAGAAATATGCGCAGCAGCCATTGAGGTGCCGCTCAGCTTTTTATACGTATTACGAGGCCATGTGGACAAAATGTCCACACCAGGAGCCGTCACATCAAGTCCATATCCATGTGCGCTGAATGCTGCCAGCTCCCCCTGTTTCGTACTCGCCCCGACCGCGATCACCTCAGGATAGCGTGCCGGAAACTGAAGTTCTCCTCCATTATTCCCGGCCGACGCTATCAGGCAGATTCCTGCCGCAGATGCTCGCTTAATTGCTGCGTGCAGTGCCGGGCTGTCTCCCGTCATCCCAAAGCTCATATTAATAATATCCATTTTATTCGTAATCGCCCAGTCAATCCCTTGCACAATCGTTGCGAGTTCCCCCTCTCCATCCGGGTTAAATGCTCGCACGTCATACAAAGACGCATTCGGCGCTACCCCTACGACACCAATCCGGTTGTTTACCGCAGCAATCGTACCGGCTACGTGAGTGCCATGTCCGCCGTTTCCCTTGCGATCAACAATCGTTCCACCGACAAGATCCACACCGCCCTTCACACGCCCACGCAAATCAGGATGCGTACGTGCAATTCCGGTATCAATGACCGCTATTTTGACGCCCTTACCGGTTGTTTCTGGCCAAAGTTTTGGAGCACCAATTTTTTTTACTCCCCATGGAATAACCTGGCCGCTGTGCACATGGACACGTGCATTTTCTTCCACCTGCGCTGCAGTAGGCAACAAATGTTGACACCGTCCGTACTGCTCATCCGGTATAAATAGACAAAGGACGCTATCACAGCGCCCGA includes the following:
- the speB gene encoding agmatinase, which codes for MNTAHAVSYIQPGTFIKAMQNPEQAQVVLYGAPMDYTVSFKAGSRFGPQGIRHASQGLEEYSPALDRRLSAVKFADMGDLVLPFGNVDKSLEVIYEATRDIVRRGQIPFMLGGEHLVTYASVRAVAEKYPNVVLLHFDAHTDLRNEFFGEAMSHATVIKHITKFVSPSHIYQFGIRSGEQDEFEYAAAHTNLTQDTVLEPLTRILPEITGRPIYVTLDIDVVDPAFAPGTGTQEPGGVSAMEMLQALRLLRGQNIVGMDLVEVSPPNDHAGITTALGAKLVREALLAFWHE
- a CDS encoding DUF1444 family protein — its product is MTQKNEQQIFQQRIQQLVIERLAQKLPTGWRTLAGKADTEITLVSSGREDMTIQLKPLLAKVEGNEAEEAALVFAFADRVAIAVRETGSTPHLTGQEAKLYPVLRHPSFLKEKASQSFVYREHTAETVILYALELEAGYTLVTEEMLTEAGMSAEKLHEHALRNLSRLEGEPKRDQVGDHVFYFYAFSDSYSASRVLNTDLMADMAARIRGKMGVAVPHQDVLIIADLADAKGAYLLAQIAVDFSMRGDVPITPLPFMYVDGEVEPYMVMRNPKQRHRPVE
- a CDS encoding S8 family peptidase → MKVISFARRRAFQKTAERLEKAGEVVKFGRCDSVLCLFIPDEQYGRCQHLLPTAAQVEENARVHVHSGQVIPWGVKKIGAPKLWPETTGKGVKIAVIDTGIARTHPDLRGRVKGGVDLVGGTIVDRKGNGGHGTHVAGTIAAVNNRIGVVGVAPNASLYDVRAFNPDGEGELATIVQGIDWAITNKMDIINMSFGMTGDSPALHAAIKRASAAGICLIASAGNNGGELQFPARYPEVIAVGASTKQGELAAFSAHGYGLDVTAPGVDILSTWPRNTYKKLSGTSMAAAHISGMAALRLSESRKKGRRGRLNKQACLHLIG